From Juglans regia cultivar Chandler chromosome 8, Walnut 2.0, whole genome shotgun sequence, the proteins below share one genomic window:
- the LOC108997986 gene encoding transcription termination factor MTERF15, mitochondrial-like: MLGQVFVAPKHSSDSEVHEELDSSASISLNDYSSNQKRTVKAVSGKLGLFQYEDKQQKGKPSFTVSYLINSCELSPKSAILASKNLDLENPDRQDSVCNLLKENGFADIQVTKIVQRRPQLLLVDPGKILLSKIEIFRSIGVSSSKLQKIITKSLGLLRRSLNQHLIPCYNFLKSVLLEDDKVITTLKRLSRSFLNSVVDNMVPNIELLREIGVAQSTISLLVSDYPDMAFMKHSRYDVALQEVKEMGFDPSKSAFVIALQVLLKVKKPKWESKLEVYKRWDWSTNVAFLVFKRAPQCMLVSEEKICKAMDFLVNQMGFSFEDIARNPTVILLSLKKRIIPRCSVVKILQAYGFLKTHISSSTFFLPTEKRFLDKFVIKFLDHASLLMNVYRAQIELLDVEIQSTKVRTERL, translated from the exons ATGC TGGGGCAAGTTTTTGTGGCTCCCAAGCACTCGTCAGATTCAGAAGTTCATGAAGAACTTGACTCTTCAGCCAGTATTTCCCTGAATGATTATTCAAGCAATCAGAAGAGAACAGTTAAAGCTGTCTCAGGCAAACTTG GTTTATTTCAATATGAGGACAAGCAACAAAAAGGGAAACCTTCTTTTACAGTGTCTTACCTCATAAATTCTTGTGAGTTGTCCCCAAAATCAGCTATTTTAGCTTCCAAGAATTTAGACCTTGAAAACCCGGATAGACAAGATTCAGTGTGTAACCTACTCAAAGAGAATGGATTCGCCGATATCCAAGTCACTAAAATTGTACAAAGACGCCCACAATTGCTTTTAGTTGATCCTGGCAAAATCCTTTTGTCCAAAATTGAGATTTTTCGTTCTATAGGTGTTTCAAGCTCTAAACTCCAGAAAATCATCACCAAGTCCCTTGGACTACTACGAAGAAGCTTAAATCAACATCTTATACCCTGCTATAATTTTCTAAAGAGCGTACTTCTTGAAGATGATAAAGTCATCACTACTTTAAAGCGCTTGTCACGGTCCTTTCTAAATAGTGTAGTGGATAATATGGTTCCAAATATTGAACTTTTGAGAGAGATTGGAGTGGCTCAATCTACCATCTCTCTGCTAGTGAGTGATTATCCGGATATGGCATTCATGAAGCATAGTAGGTATGATGTGGCTCTCCAGGAGGTGAAAGAAATGGGATTTGATCCTTCAAAATCAGCGTTTGTCATTGCACTTCAAGTGCTTTTAAAAGTGAAGAAACCAAAATGGGAATCTAAATTGGAGGTTTATAAGAGGTGGGATTGGTCCACGAATGTTGCTTTCTTAGTGTTTAAAAGGGCTCCCCAATGTATGCTTGTATCAGAAGAGAAGATTTGCAAAGCAATGGACTTCCTCGTAAATCAAATGGGTTTCTCTTTTGAAGATATTGCTAGAAATCCTACTGTTATActattaagcttgaagaagaggATTATCCCTAGATGTTCAGTTGTTAAAATTTTGCAAGCCTATGGTTTTCTCAAGACTCATATAAGCTCATCGACTTTCTTTCTACCTACTGAAAAGCGCTTTCTTGACAAGTTCGTGATCAAATTTCTGGATCATGCTTCTTTACTGATGAATGTGTATCGGGCTCAGATTGAACTTCTTGATGTAGAAATCCAATCTACTAAGGTAAGGACTGAACGGTTGTAA